The proteins below are encoded in one region of Alkalibaculum bacchi:
- a CDS encoding creatininase family protein — MNKEDLNPQEAERAFISILNNEQTDMQQGAFLSALTAKGETITEITDIALIPMGQTEQHGHHLPLEVDNYIATGIVERVAIKLV, encoded by the coding sequence ATAAACAAAGAGGATTTAAATCCACAAGAAGCTGAGAGAGCATTTATATCAATTCTAAACAACGAGCAAACAGATATGCAGCAAGGAGCTTTTCTGTCTGCCCTTACAGCAAAAGGCGAAACAATCACAGAAATAACAGATATCGCTTTAATACCTATGGGACAAACAGAACAACATGGCCACCATTTGCCCCTTGAGGTAGATAACTATATTGCAACAGGTATTGTTGAAAGAGTTGCCATAAAGCTTGTGTGA
- a CDS encoding acetoin reductase, protein MSKVAIVTGSGRGIGKAIALRLAKDGFNVVVNARNPENAKKVAMEVEELGQKSIAIAGDVSNEKDVNSIFEKTIREFGKLDVLVANAGICTVKPAVETTSNEWDEIFSINCKGVFLTNIEAARQMMKQDTLGKIINCSSIAGHVGFGYLSAYSATKFAVRGFTQALAAELAPKITVNAYCPGIVETDMWEKIDESLSPYLGVEKGGAFTEYSKKILMGRPQKSEDVANLISFLASPGADYITGQAIITDGGIVMS, encoded by the coding sequence ATGAGTAAAGTAGCTATCGTAACAGGGTCAGGTAGAGGTATTGGTAAGGCTATTGCCTTAAGATTGGCAAAGGATGGATTCAATGTAGTAGTTAATGCTCGCAACCCTGAAAATGCCAAAAAAGTTGCTATGGAGGTAGAAGAACTAGGTCAAAAAAGTATTGCTATAGCTGGAGATGTATCCAATGAAAAAGATGTCAATAGCATTTTTGAAAAGACAATAAGAGAGTTTGGGAAGTTGGATGTTTTAGTAGCCAACGCAGGTATATGTACAGTTAAACCTGCTGTTGAAACAACATCAAATGAATGGGATGAAATATTTTCTATAAACTGTAAAGGCGTGTTTTTAACAAATATTGAAGCAGCAAGACAGATGATGAAGCAAGATACCTTAGGTAAAATTATTAACTGTTCTAGTATAGCAGGTCATGTAGGTTTTGGATATTTATCTGCATATAGTGCAACTAAGTTTGCAGTGCGAGGGTTCACTCAGGCATTAGCAGCGGAATTAGCACCCAAAATTACGGTTAATGCTTACTGTCCTGGCATTGTAGAGACAGATATGTGGGAAAAAATTGATGAGAGTTTGTCTCCCTATTTAGGTGTTGAAAAGGGTGGCGCTTTTACGGAATATTCTAAAAAGATTTTGATGGGAAGACCCCAGAAATCAGAAGATGTAGCAAATTTAATATCCTTCTTAGCCTCTCCTGGGGCAGATTATATCACTGGTCAAGCTATTATTACTGACGGGGGCATCGTGATGAGTTAA
- a CDS encoding glycerol dehydrogenase: protein MTRLKLIRAPLKYVQGKGALLNFYEETKDLGSSFLFICSKSGYRSCHKKIEKSFEGTECKLHFKIFNGISSNGEIEKMRKIVKEEQIEVVVGIGGGSALDTAKATAYYEKLPVAIIPSITATDAPCTGLSVIYHDDGAFDTYLFYPKNPEAVIVDSQIIADAPVKFLIAGMGDALGTYFEARACIRTNSPSLENGGISLSAMALCELCYKTLLKCGYQAKLSCEKHLVTPALDAIIEANTYLSGVGADNGGLAVAHSVYNGFTALQECEKTMHGSLVAFGTIAQLILESAPKQEIKEVMDFCYSVGLPITLKEIGVTDGERVRIAAQKACIQGETIHHMAGDVTSEQLYDALLTADLLGQQYFIS from the coding sequence ATGACCAGATTAAAATTAATAAGAGCTCCATTAAAATACGTGCAAGGAAAAGGGGCTTTATTAAATTTTTATGAAGAAACAAAAGATTTAGGATCATCATTTTTGTTTATCTGTAGTAAAAGTGGATATAGAAGTTGTCACAAAAAAATTGAAAAGAGTTTTGAAGGAACCGAATGTAAGCTACATTTTAAAATATTCAACGGCATCAGCTCAAATGGTGAAATTGAAAAAATGAGGAAAATTGTCAAAGAAGAACAAATCGAGGTGGTTGTAGGTATCGGTGGAGGGTCCGCTCTTGATACTGCAAAAGCAACTGCATATTATGAGAAACTCCCTGTTGCAATTATTCCTTCGATTACAGCTACAGATGCACCTTGTACTGGACTCTCAGTTATTTATCATGATGACGGAGCTTTTGATACATATCTATTTTATCCCAAAAATCCAGAGGCGGTTATTGTGGATAGTCAAATCATTGCAGATGCACCTGTAAAATTTCTGATAGCAGGCATGGGAGATGCCCTTGGGACTTATTTTGAGGCTAGAGCCTGTATAAGAACAAATTCTCCTAGTTTAGAAAATGGAGGAATTTCACTGTCAGCTATGGCTTTATGCGAATTATGTTATAAAACTCTATTAAAATGTGGATATCAGGCAAAATTATCTTGTGAAAAACATTTGGTCACACCTGCTTTAGACGCGATTATTGAGGCAAATACATACTTAAGTGGTGTAGGTGCTGATAATGGAGGACTTGCAGTTGCTCATTCTGTATACAATGGATTTACAGCCTTACAGGAATGTGAGAAAACCATGCACGGTTCCCTAGTGGCATTTGGGACGATCGCACAACTTATTTTAGAAAGTGCCCCCAAGCAAGAAATTAAAGAGGTTATGGATTTTTGCTATAGTGTAGGTCTACCTATTACTTTAAAAGAGATAGGAGTAACCGATGGAGAACGTGTTCGCATAGCTGCTCAAAAAGCTTGTATACAAGGAGAGACAATTCATCATATGGCAGGAGATGTAACCTCGGAACAGCTATATGACGCCTTGTTAACAGCGGATTTGTTGGGGCAACAATACTTTATATCATAG
- a CDS encoding FAD-dependent oxidoreductase, with translation MKRKFPNLSKPIQIGNVNFRNRMFSAPMGGTDITADCTIGRASTAFYELRAKGGAGAVTVSELVVHPKTEGSHMFHLDLQTVGALSSFTYTADAIRRHGSIASVELSHSGQFAGTYLTDKNKKQGLAQWGPSEGLRSDGLPVKALTQELIDEIVAAYGDCAALAKRAGFEMIMVHGGHGWLVNQFLSPFFNRRTDKYGGSLENRVRFAQEVLDSVRKAVGPGFPIEFRMSGSEFFDSGYDLAEGVEIAKLLESRVDLLHISAGTYQQGFSITHPSMFESHGRNVFLAAEIKKHVSVPVATIGGLNDPEMMEEIIASGKADVIYMARALLADPELPRKVMSNRDEDIIYCLRCFTCMAERAVTSTRRCTVNPLIGRELDGTEVIPTSLPVKVLVAGGGPGGLKAAITAAKRGHEVILCEKEDQLGGILKSEQAIPFKYEMYQLGVTLEKMARDAGVDIRLNTEVTKEYVENENVDALIIAVGSEPLLPPIPGLDGENVIVVNNYYLEKEKVTDEVIVLGGGLAGCEAAIHLAQEGKTVHLVEMREELAIDANIRHRPILLKEIEKQKIQVHTGLKGLRVIADGVICADSTAEEQLIPGTTVICALGQKARRNVVENLIDCAPYVAQIGDCVKASTITTAVYQGYHAALDI, from the coding sequence ATGAAAAGAAAATTTCCCAATCTAAGTAAACCTATTCAAATTGGAAATGTAAATTTCCGCAACAGAATGTTTTCTGCACCTATGGGTGGAACAGACATCACTGCTGATTGTACTATTGGACGTGCATCAACCGCTTTTTATGAATTACGAGCTAAGGGTGGAGCAGGAGCAGTTACTGTAAGCGAGTTAGTGGTTCATCCAAAAACAGAGGGTTCTCATATGTTCCATCTAGATTTACAGACAGTTGGCGCTCTATCAAGCTTTACCTATACGGCAGACGCAATCCGTCGACACGGTTCCATTGCTAGTGTAGAATTATCTCATTCAGGTCAGTTTGCAGGCACATATTTGACGGACAAAAATAAAAAACAAGGGCTTGCTCAATGGGGTCCAAGCGAAGGCCTTCGTTCAGATGGTTTACCTGTAAAGGCACTTACCCAAGAGCTTATTGACGAGATTGTAGCTGCTTATGGCGATTGCGCTGCCCTTGCAAAAAGAGCAGGTTTCGAGATGATTATGGTACATGGTGGTCATGGATGGCTCGTAAATCAGTTTCTTTCTCCTTTCTTTAACCGTAGAACTGACAAATATGGTGGTTCTCTTGAAAATCGAGTACGATTTGCACAAGAAGTACTAGATAGCGTACGTAAGGCAGTTGGACCTGGTTTCCCAATCGAATTTAGAATGAGTGGATCCGAGTTCTTCGATAGCGGTTATGATTTAGCTGAGGGTGTTGAAATTGCAAAATTATTAGAATCTAGAGTTGACCTCTTACATATATCGGCTGGAACGTACCAGCAAGGGTTCAGCATAACTCACCCCTCTATGTTTGAATCTCATGGCAGAAATGTATTTCTTGCTGCCGAAATCAAGAAACATGTTAGCGTACCTGTTGCTACAATTGGCGGTTTGAATGATCCAGAAATGATGGAAGAAATCATCGCTTCAGGTAAAGCAGATGTCATCTATATGGCTCGTGCACTCCTTGCAGATCCTGAACTACCAAGAAAAGTAATGAGTAACCGTGACGAAGACATTATCTATTGTTTAAGATGTTTTACTTGTATGGCAGAGCGTGCAGTTACTTCAACAAGACGTTGTACTGTTAATCCATTAATCGGACGTGAGCTCGATGGAACGGAAGTCATACCAACCTCCCTTCCTGTAAAAGTTTTAGTAGCAGGTGGTGGTCCTGGTGGACTAAAAGCTGCTATCACAGCGGCAAAACGCGGACATGAAGTTATTCTTTGCGAAAAAGAGGATCAATTAGGTGGAATCCTTAAAAGCGAACAGGCAATTCCCTTCAAATATGAAATGTACCAACTAGGTGTCACTCTTGAAAAAATGGCAAGAGATGCTGGCGTTGATATCCGTCTAAATACAGAAGTTACAAAAGAGTACGTAGAAAATGAAAACGTAGACGCGTTAATCATCGCAGTAGGATCGGAACCCCTCTTGCCACCCATTCCTGGTTTAGATGGAGAAAACGTAATTGTGGTGAACAACTATTATCTAGAAAAAGAGAAGGTGACAGATGAAGTCATCGTCTTAGGAGGGGGACTTGCAGGTTGTGAAGCTGCAATCCATCTTGCTCAAGAAGGAAAAACTGTTCACCTTGTGGAGATGAGAGAAGAATTAGCAATAGACGCAAATATCAGACACCGACCAATTCTTTTAAAGGAAATTGAAAAGCAAAAAATCCAGGTTCATACAGGCTTAAAAGGATTACGGGTAATAGCTGATGGAGTCATCTGTGCTGATTCAACAGCTGAAGAACAACTCATTCCAGGAACAACAGTAATCTGCGCTCTTGGACAGAAAGCAAGAAGAAATGTAGTGGAAAACTTAATTGACTGTGCACCATATGTTGCTCAAATTGGAGATTGTGTAAAAGCGTCAACTATAACAACAGCGGTATATCAAGGATACCATGCTGCACTCGATATCTAA
- a CDS encoding PadR family transcriptional regulator, whose protein sequence is MRLLKYAILGLINRGAMTGYDLMKVFNRELVNFWYAKHSQIYPELKKLTEEGLITYETVLQGEKMEKKLYSITEAGKKDFLNWLKKQNVLEPTPKDIFRLKAYFLESLSKEEILEQFEYQLKQRQEKLKKLETTMLDHPFAESVANVFSPEYGDYIVLKGAIMRERTHVEWLLECIREIESSEA, encoded by the coding sequence ATGCGTTTGTTAAAATATGCTATTTTAGGATTAATTAACCGAGGGGCTATGACTGGTTATGATTTGATGAAAGTATTTAATCGAGAACTAGTTAATTTTTGGTATGCAAAGCATAGCCAAATATATCCTGAGTTAAAAAAATTAACTGAAGAAGGTTTAATTACCTACGAAACCGTACTTCAAGGTGAAAAAATGGAAAAAAAACTTTATTCAATTACAGAGGCAGGCAAAAAAGATTTTTTAAATTGGCTTAAAAAGCAGAATGTCTTAGAGCCTACTCCAAAGGATATCTTTCGGCTAAAAGCCTACTTTCTGGAGTCTCTGTCAAAGGAAGAAATTTTAGAGCAATTTGAGTACCAACTGAAGCAGCGCCAGGAAAAATTAAAGAAGCTTGAAACCACAATGCTTGATCACCCTTTTGCAGAATCAGTTGCCAATGTATTCTCACCAGAGTACGGGGATTATATTGTTTTAAAGGGTGCCATTATGAGAGAACGAACTCATGTTGAGTGGCTCCTAGAGTGTATAAGAGAAATCGAATCCAGTGAAGCATAA
- a CDS encoding DUF2284 domain-containing protein — protein sequence MNKFNIEEEIKPLPIHDYAFLKTEEVIFSEEVREICKGNSCGLYDTSWACPPAVGSLEECQKQCLKHEDAFIFTTATQMKDSYDVQGWLEAREEHEKVTDQVGEVFRKYTKSPLILSTEGCSVCKSCTYPNEPCRFPEKMYPATEGYGILVMKQAQLCGIKYNNGINTVTYFSMIFFN from the coding sequence ATGAACAAATTTAATATAGAAGAAGAAATAAAACCCTTGCCAATCCACGATTACGCTTTTTTAAAGACAGAAGAAGTGATCTTTTCAGAAGAGGTTAGAGAAATATGTAAGGGCAATTCATGTGGGTTATACGATACCTCTTGGGCGTGCCCTCCTGCTGTAGGAAGTTTAGAGGAGTGCCAAAAACAATGCCTAAAACACGAAGACGCCTTTATTTTTACTACAGCAACTCAAATGAAAGATAGTTATGATGTTCAGGGGTGGCTAGAGGCAAGAGAAGAACATGAAAAAGTAACTGATCAGGTAGGGGAGGTCTTTCGAAAATATACTAAAAGTCCTCTAATTTTGTCTACAGAGGGTTGCAGCGTTTGTAAGAGCTGCACTTATCCCAATGAACCCTGCCGATTCCCAGAAAAAATGTATCCCGCTACAGAAGGCTATGGCATATTAGTGATGAAGCAGGCACAGTTATGTGGTATTAAGTACAATAATGGTATCAATACGGTCACATATTTTAGTATGATATTTTTTAATTGA
- a CDS encoding DUF3786 domain-containing protein: MSLGKSNYDIQAEKAQLEFPKWNHEAIAHKFDLIYDKKYLYINFIGQKYRINRETGITEKSDDGILYYSKAGFNEIMSFLDLFSYSKPQLELSGEWINMQSLGARLGATGPSGRAVASDAFSPFSEYFSGKCSKLAKTCVQLGGKEVAHADVSYVINVFDFLPVMIQFWDCDDEFAADTRIFWDTNILDYMHFETIFYVANHLLHRIKSIMGE; encoded by the coding sequence ATGAGTTTAGGAAAATCGAATTATGATATTCAAGCAGAAAAGGCTCAACTTGAGTTTCCAAAGTGGAATCATGAGGCTATAGCTCATAAGTTTGATCTCATCTATGATAAAAAGTATTTATACATAAATTTTATTGGTCAGAAATACCGGATCAATCGCGAGACTGGAATAACGGAAAAATCAGATGATGGCATATTGTATTACTCTAAAGCAGGTTTTAATGAGATTATGTCATTTTTGGATTTGTTCTCTTATTCAAAGCCACAGTTAGAGCTATCAGGAGAATGGATTAATATGCAAAGTTTGGGCGCTCGTTTAGGTGCTACGGGCCCCTCTGGAAGAGCCGTTGCCAGTGATGCATTTAGCCCCTTTTCTGAATATTTCAGCGGGAAGTGTTCGAAACTCGCAAAAACATGTGTACAATTAGGTGGAAAAGAGGTAGCACATGCTGATGTAAGCTACGTTATAAATGTGTTTGATTTTTTACCTGTCATGATACAATTCTGGGATTGTGATGATGAATTTGCTGCAGACACCAGAATCTTTTGGGATACGAATATCTTAGATTACATGCATTTTGAGACCATTTTTTATGTTGCTAATCACCTGCTTCATAGAATCAAAAGCATAATGGGTGAGTAG